A portion of the Calliphora vicina chromosome 5, idCalVici1.1, whole genome shotgun sequence genome contains these proteins:
- the LOC135961753 gene encoding uncharacterized protein LOC135961753: MLIIKQTLYCLILLTVVGTQMCAAVRITQKTISKGFLVQSIMQLLNKLEKSNDLNVNIQFTAILSEFLIKQRQRYYESNRYEQQVYYKIVKKLNHIIRQTEDADFESVHKTILDNVFQRNVMLIPPVLKQRHIDTHFEYKSLVKDYAKLVGIGNPNITQSDECLAIFASLNSSCKVPKACIDLMISDMPTFGYQRMHQILLLYVFMHHICAPTLGSQTAYEILASQKCTQVYREQNVLRHLNIPDVYRDLYLEQNVICGLFGYVEFMNWHNLVTVSNWPQENECLCLFFNGESKIDCNCNNHINSLVLVYYINGLLMLD, encoded by the exons ATGTTGATTATAAAACAAACACTTTATTGTCTCATACTATTGACCGTTGTAGGAACACAAATGTGTGCAGCGGTAAGGATAACACAAAAGACTATATCGAAAGGATTTCTAGTGCAAAGTATAATGCAACTGTTGAACAAATTGGAAAAGAGCAACGATTTAAATGTCAACATTCAATTTACCGCCATTTtaagtgaatttttaataaaac AGAGACAACGTTACTACGAATCCAATCGCTATGAGCAACAGGTCTATtataaaatcgtaaaaaaactTAATCACATCATACGCCAGACGGAGGATGCAGACTTTGAGAGTGTGCATAAAACAA ttttagatAATGTGTTCCAGAGAAATGTTATGCTGATTCCGCCTGTCCTTAAGCAGCGTCATATTGATAcacattttgaatataaatctCTAGTTAAGGACTACGCCAAATTGGTTGGCATTGGTAATCCTAATATTACACAGTCCGATGAATGTCTGGCTATATTTGCTTCACTGAATTCGAGTTGTAAAGTGCCTAAAGCCTGCATTGATTTGATGATCAGTGACATGCCTACATTTGGTTATCAGCGCATGCATCA AATTTTACTTTTATACGTTTTCATGCATCACATATGTGCACCAACATTGGGCTCACAAACAGCTTATGAAATTTTGGCAAGTCAGAAATGTACACAAGTTTATCGTGAGCAAAATGTTCTACGTCATCTTAATATACCAGATGTTTACAGAGATTTATATTTGGAGCAAA ATGTTATTTGCGGTCTATTTGGTTATGTTGAATTTATGAATTGGCACAATTTAGTTACAGTTTCTAATTGGCCACAAGAAAACGaatgtttgtgtttattttttaatggcgAAAGTAAAATTGATTGCAATTGCAATAATCACATCAATAGTTTGGTTTTAGTCTACTATATCAATGGCCTTTTAATGTTGGACTAA